The genomic stretch TAAAAGAACTCTTGTATTCCAACAACGGTGAAAATGTCTGAAATGCCTAGAAGAATGTACTGTGGAAGCAGCCAAAAGATGCTAAACGGTACAGTTTCGGGTTGAGATCCCAGCATTTCCATTTCTCTGCTGATCTTGAGCCTTTTTGTTTCCACAACCGCTGCGATGACCATTGCTATGACCGAAACGAACATTCCGATCCCCATCCGTTGCATCACGCTAATACCCTTTTCATTAGACGTAACCAGACGCGTAATCGGGATCATTATTTTGTCATATAGAGGCATCAGGAGGATTATGGAAAGTGTGATAGCGCTTTGAAGAGTTGCTGGTGGAACCTTGAAGTTGTTTCCAATGTTCCTCTTCATCGTCATGCCTTGTTTGGTGAAAAATGTTGGAGGCTGTTGGAAAATCACTGCAAACATCAAAAGCATAATCCATATTGGCAGAAGCCTCAAAAGCACTTTTGCATTTTCGAGCACGTAGAAGCCACTTTTGGGATTCCCAACCAAGCTTGCTGTGCTGCTATTATTTTGACAGCAAAGCGGTTTCTCTTGAAGCCTACATAGTATAAAACCAGCCAAATAATATATCATTAGCATCAGGATTCATGTACATTAAttctaaggaaaactaatgaaaatgacttgaaaattttgagttttaacgataatgacagaataaagggtaaagtgaatagtatgaggattgactttttagtgtaaaaatgtgatttttcgttcaagtgaacagtaccgataacttttcgttaaagttcccttaattCTAAGGGAAAATTTTCGATCCAcactctcattttctccttttgGCAGTCGTCGATTTATATATGTCCCTTCATTCTCCTTTGTTTATTCAACCCAACAGGTAAGGGAGGAGTACAGGGGAGAAAAAGAGAGTGGGAAAATCATAATTGTAAACTTGACCATTAAAACCACAAAAAGAAGTACCATGTTAGAAATTAGTTAACTTACTCTAGCTCGGTAACATTAGTTTCATTCGGTAATATGATTCTGCATTTCATTAACCTTAATGCAGTTGCCTTGATGACTTGAACTATGTTGAAAATAGGCTTATAATCCATTGCCTGATCATTTTCTCTGTATGTATAGATTCGGCTTCCGCACATAAACACCACGACCGATATAACCATCGATATCATGGGGATGGCGAAACCTATAATCCAACCGAAAGTGTCTTGAATGTAGGACATGAGAGTGACACCCATGAGGCTGCCACTGCAAACACCAAAATACCACCACTGAAAAAACATTGTCTTTTTGCTTGATTTTTGGTCGTCTTTGCTGCTAGGAAGTTCCTCTTCACCGTCCAGTTGGTCTGCTCCAAATGCTTGCAGCGATGGGTTGTATCCACCTTGACCTAGAGAAATCAAGTACAGAGAGCAAAACAGAAATGATGAATTGGAACTTGCTTTGTTTGCAGCAGGTGTTGCCCGGGTGAATGCCGTTGATGTCAATGCCACAAGcccctaaaaacaaaaccatgtaTATGTGAGCTTATAGTTGCACCTTTCCTACACATTTAGAGCAAAAATTTATCGTGACCAAATTGAAAGTCGAGAGGCCAAATCAGAAAAAGGTCATAAACGGTAGTTGTAGTTGGGAGGTTTTATTTGTAAAAGATCTTAGTGCAATTAGTAGCTAGTAAACctacttggttttttttttttttttacaagtatACCCACTTGTTATGACCTTATATTCTTCAACAATAAATTAAGAGGCATTTCTAAAAATCTCCACTATATTCTAATGGAAAGAAGATTAGTGCAGATGACTCATACTCCATTTTAAATCTATCATCAGCAACatcttgataaaaaaaatccaaaaaaaaaaaaaaacattatttgtGGTGAGCTTTTAAACTTTTAGCAAAAAAGGAATTTCTGTTCAATAAGATACTTTTAACTATATAAATTCCTATTTATTCAGTGATATCCTATGATCAAGATAATTGGCCTAAATTCGCTAAAACTATTTTATAGATAGTCATTGATATTAAGTAAGAATCAAAGAAGATCGAGTAAGTGCATATGTGGGTTAGTTTAGTTATCTTGCGCTAGAATTCGAATCTCACTTTCAACTAGTTAGAGATATCCCTTTGTCAAAAACCAAGGAAAGGAAGGGAGGAAACAAAGTGAATGTGTACTTACTGCAACATAGAGGAAAGAAGAGACCAAGATGGTGGGATATCTATCCCAGTAAGAGTCGACAAGGGGTGCAACTAAGAGTGGGAGCATGGATGTGAACCCACACCAACTGTTTACCGTCTTGGCTGCTGCCGAGTTGCTCATTTTCACCACATCGGTTAAATAAGTCACTAGATTCGATGCCACTCCTTTGTATGCAAATCTCTCCATCCCAGAAATCActataattataaataaacagACAAAAATTAACCCATCTGGCCGGTAAAACTCACATCATGAAGAGAGTATGATTAATTACCTATCAGAAGAAAGCAAGAGGTGCCGAGTCTTTTTCCTCCTGATCCAGCCATGATGTTCCAAAATTATATCAAAGGATGACTGCTAATGATCCCTTTAACATACAACCTCTGCTTCGATGTGATGCGAAGCTACTAGAAAATTGAGCTATAGCCACGGAACTCGGCTTTAGCGCTCCTATAATCTGTCATCATTTGGAGATTACTGTGCTGCTACTGTTATTTTCATATTCCCACCAACCAGCAATAATGCAAACTTCATCATCATTGGCAATATATTTCCTTCCTTCCCAAACACTTATGAAAATGTTTTGTATATATAATGGTAAGCTCTCCAACAATGCTCGCACAAATTTATTAGGCAATGGAAAGAGCTATCAATTAAAGTTAAATGGATTccactttattttattttttcagttttgggCACGGTGTCTTCATGGCGACGTGACCAAGAAGGCAATGATCTGATGCAACAAAATAAGCCCCATACGTCAGTCTCTAACGTTCACTGTTTGATATCCGACTGATATATGTGCCACATAATGATGGAACAAGTGGAGCGTTTGACACGTAGGATGGGCCAGCCCTAGGAAAGGGATCAGGGGAGGAGCTTGCCAGGATTGCTTGGTAAGCAAACAACCAGTTATGTAGGCGCCAACTCCAAGTTCGGATGGGCCAGTCCCAGAgaagggatcctctccgaattCCTTTCACAAAATTCACTAAATCCATCAATTcggatctttaaaatttgatctaatgtctaaaattattataacttttaaagacgTCTCtatttttaaccgttagatcaaatttcaagagcccAGATTGGTGGATTTGATGAAAACGAGAAGATCCCTTTCCTCCTACTTTGTGTTCCATGTGATGCGAATCACGTGATATACATGGAAGATTCCCAAGGTTATTCCAATTAAGTTCCAACTAGTAATTATATAAACCATACAGAGTCGGATGATAAATAAATGGGATACACTTTCATGCAATTAAACCCTAAAAGTAGCTTAACCATTAATGTTTTCTTGCCAACCATACATCAAAGATATGTTAGAATAGGATCCttaatttttagaattttcgctgtgattattgttttttaaggtaataagtattttattaaacaaataaaatgaaaaacatcgtcatcaaaatacaattttataattataaacacaacataacgataataaaaaaaacaatcacttttaaattagttttatttacttttcatttttcatacggggaatgaaaagtaaataaaacttAGGGAACAATACTCGTATGTTCAAAATGATCACATAAACATCTTATATATTGTCAGATAATTTGGCATATCATATTTATTTTGCATCAAAACTAATGATTTGGTGTAAACATTTCAGAAACAATAACATGCATGTGCCACACTTGTGCACGTAATTTCCATATAATTAAGATTCAGTACTAAAAGATGAATGatgatcatctccggatcctctGTGGAAGAACTCTGAGAATCTTTCAATCGTATTCGTTTAtaatacatcgtgcggtcagaaatcattgtaaatttttttatttaaaattgaatattaaTAGTACTAGATAAAAACTAGTcacacgatatacaataaacagaCACAATTAAAAGATCTCCAAAATCCTCACAATGAGGATCCGGATCCTCAATAGTGCTACTAGCTACTACTACCACAAGATAAGATTCCATGGTGATCAGAAAGCAGCCTCATTATCCTACGCAGAAAACACTTTTGACTGAGTGTCCAATCTCCGTTAATAATGATATGCACACCGGTCGGTTCTCTCCTTTCAGTCTGTTACAATTTGTTCATCTTTTTGTGTCGAAAATTCCACACAATTAGGGCAACAGAAGCAATAAAGTTTTGAGTGCGTTTGATTTTTGGATGCGTTTCGTTTGAGAATTGAACTAAAAGAGAGATTCATCAGCATGCGTTACTTGTGAAGGGCAAAGCATGCAGATGACACACAGGGACACACAAGTGACTTACGCAGACACACAGTTTACACACACAACTGCAGACAGGCATGCATGCACCCGCACTTCTTTTCTATATACAGTTGTTGTGTATATACATGCTGTGGTGGCTGACGAGGATGGCTGCTACGTATAAGTTTCATCTAGGAATTAAACTAAGaaatctaaattaaaaaattaggtAAAAGATAACTAGCTGAAGATATGTAGTCTGGAAGGGACAGTTGGATGGAGCATGAATGTTCTTCAGTGCTTCGAGGAGTAGTTTTAAACTTTTCATTTGGGTGGCTTGCAGCGATGGAAAGCACTCGATTTCTTTATGAAAACGACTAGCGATTTGTAGTGAAAGATTTCTGAgagataaaaacaaaacaaaaccgtCGTTCCTAAGAAAGTATAGTCATGTGACGTTACTATTTTACTTAAATTATAAtatctatatttttattttattaataaagtTTAGAAGTAAGATATATCAGTTATGTCGTTCATCTTTATTATAACACATTGAATAATATATGTGATGTGTTCTCAATtcttataaaatttatatgatATTATATTTTCTCAAGACATGAGTGCCTTTTAGTGGTACCCTACTTTTGAGTTGTGCATGGTTGAGCTAGCTACACATGATAATCTTTACAAGAGGGGTCGACAGGGACAGGGACAACAATGGAGGCAAACGAACTGTCGTTTTGTAATCTTAAATTCTTTGACACACGTATGCAAAGCAATATCGAGACATGAGTGCGGACGCATTCTTGGATATTCTTCCGATTTACATAAACACAATCCACATGTTATGCTGTATTTATAGGTATGGAATTTTTGTACAGCGCGGTTAATTACACCTTTGAATGTAACAAAAGGGACTATTatttataaatgaataaattaatttatattgttGATGCACGAAAGTGTAACCAACGGATGGTAGATGAAGTTGATCTCTGCAGTTGTGCTAATTACAAAAGACGCACTCTCATGATGTTTAGTTTGTTTCACTTAAACACCAAGTATATGTAAATATTTAGTACttgtttagaagtgtttttcaaatgattgaaaatgtttttagtgaaattgtttttggattccaaaagaaTTTGAACTGCTTTCTTCATGAAGCACCAGTgatgtgtttcttgcaggaagcatttcaagtgttttttttcaaaattcacttacattttaaattttttactaaagattaatTTAAAAAGCACTTAATCAAAAGTACTATCAGTCATTCTAAAATCACTTCTAAAATGATACCTTATTATaggtttttttagtcaaaatggtccatgagattgacATATATAACTTCTCACGTTGATCCTTGAGATTTTAAATCGAGAGAAGTAGTTCATGAATTTGTCCACTGTCAATCATTTTCGtcctttatttattaaaattgtgGGTATTTTGTCgttttggtccttatttaacatttttcacaaaattattAGAATGATTGATGGAGGGACCAATATGAAGAGTTATTTCAATCTCAAaagaccattttgactaaaataccttatttatatatatatatatatatatatatatatgttcgtACCGTATCGTATATAGACTTAGCTTAGATTAAATCTTTAACTTGTTTGTGGTTTCTTTTTTTTCGCATAGGTTTAATCAAGTCTAAGTTGGGAAAGAATGTTTAAGATAATATAAACTTTTAAAGACGTGAAGTAgtgaaatttatatttaatgGACAATGTAGTGAGTTTCTCTTTCATGATTAGTTCATCATCGTCATACGATAAAAATGCTACGTCAATCAAATGGCCCAGGGGGACTCTCAGAGCGGAGGAATGCTTGAGAATGAATTTGGttattgagatttaaaatcaatagaagtagaTCATGAATTTGTTCATCGTCAATCATTTTTGtcctttatttattaaaattgtgGGTATTTTGTCGctttggtccttatttaacatttttcacggaattaccaaaatgattgatggagggaccaaagtgaagagttatttcaatctcaaaaaccattttgactaaaataccttattttatatatgttcaTACCGTATCATATATAGACTTAGCTTAGATTGTATCTTTAACTTGTTTGTGGTCTTTTTTTGCATAGGTTTAATCAAGTCTGTTGGGAAAGAATGTTTAAGATAACAAACTTTTAAAGTTACGTGAAGTGGTGAAAGTCTCTTTCATGATTAGCTACCATCATCATCATATGATAAGAATGCTTATGGCAATCAAATAGCCTAGGGGGACTCCCGAAGTGGAGGAGGAATGCTTGAGAATTTCAGTGGCCGATTTGCAGAAgtctttttagccaaaatgattttttAGATTAGCATAACTTTCTTACTTTTGGCTTTGAGATTTACTTAATTACTTTAGTTATTCATTTCCGTCTTGATTATATCTTCAGTTATCCCATTACTCAGAAACTCGGCAGAAATCTTGCTCCAAAGAATTCCCAGAGCACACGAGCAGGATTTGAGAAAAGCTGTTATCGAGGTTAAGAAGATAGGGGGATTTCTGGCATTCGAAACTGGCATGCACGTATGGAGTTCCACAAACTCAGACGTAGTGGGGACACTCCATCTTCATGTTTCGACAGAAATTGACAAGGCTGCTGCAAAGCCACAGGTCTCACATGTACTACACGAAGCTGGAGTGAAGGATATAACATTGCATTTGGAATGCATTGGGTCATAGCGTTAGAACTTTTGACAATTTTCATCCCTTGACAGAATTGACAGTGACATTGTAGCCCATTTATTGTGGACTCGATGCGATTAAGGACCCTGTTGGCGGTTCCAGATGGGTTCTCCGGCTCCTCTTTCGCCATCGTTCAGGACTTCTTTGTGTACATCTTGAAGCTGAGAAATAGATTTTGCCAAACATTATAAAGTTTATGATACCAGATGTTTTTCTGCTTGAAGATGGGCATGAATCTTTCCCTCTTGTC from Pyrus communis chromosome 7, drPyrComm1.1, whole genome shotgun sequence encodes the following:
- the LOC137738730 gene encoding protein NRT1/ PTR FAMILY 5.8-like; its protein translation is MERFAYKGVASNLVTYLTDVVKMSNSAAAKTVNSWCGFTSMLPLLVAPLVDSYWDRYPTILVSSFLYVAGLVALTSTAFTRATPAANKASSNSSFLFCSLYLISLGQGGYNPSLQAFGADQLDGEEELPSSKDDQKSSKKTMFFQWWYFGVCSGSLMGVTLMSYIQDTFGWIIGFAIPMISMVISVVVFMCGSRIYTYRENDQAMDYKPIFNIVQVIKATALRLMKCRIILPNETNVTELELQEKPLCCQNNSSTASLVGNPKSGFYVLENAKVLLRLLPIWIMLLMFAVIFQQPPTFFTKQGMTMKRNIGNNFKVPPATLQSAITLSIILLMPLYDKIMIPITRLVTSNEKGISVMQRMGIGMFVSVIAMVIAAVVETKRLKISREMEMLGSQPETVPFSIFWLLPQYILLGISDIFTVVGIQEFFYSEVPRRMRTMAFALYTSVFGVGSYLSTLLIATVEAVTTSGGRQSWFSDDMNEARLDKYYWFLASLSALSFVFYVILSRCYTSMKDLDLENEVCK